Proteins encoded within one genomic window of Citricoccus muralis:
- a CDS encoding helix-turn-helix transcriptional regulator — protein MAEISSSARVLCLNAPEGSDFEPVVEAWLNASAPLEPVDVQDPAIVSFLADTGSTVEESLVDQYPGALVLHTQQTGITGHHMEQLLDALPKARIAFIVTIAAVAVESSEKLYSRDDTVILFPESLYFTASELTEMLGDADLGQQCFHATLGWPAAVRIWRRRGEDPGYSAFPLMRACALAMSRWVRPLPLAGRELIFQLAYIPRFNRTVCEELSTTRHMSIESAQVLENLGLARRVDTTTMHDDQPSGRWWAMPPMMAEALRSRMRTVDPELGMNYRHDALMALAAGGGWNEAITRAVEWHAVDTGTALILEYWAIAAIDDEERFLGNLRTYFSNGSVSASRMDVQHLGAFLAGAFSGSDESVFERFRSAFASADAEERDIAGQGISPLLSRLLVLLVTRTTGTAERAHEHAVELAELLQYEAAPSENSSKLRHAELALIWQQLGYTFLLTSDGPRALNCYRRAIHISAAQGFGELRQKCLAQLRLVQSSLEMLFPGQTMVGALTALNLEDAGGYFTRAGHDAVLLAQGFDALWDLDGERLHAVLDDFAPTAQSGELWPFSAFLTVVYESIFGDKVRARRLLRDYAPTRGNDQGTWAQLLDCAEVVYLLMEGSHAKVIDLTRHIDARRATVMLAARTAAQMALGDFDSVRRVRLPGPAMRDDDALLPATTIDVLRAYADHIADGTDAAESLDGRLPSDMPLFVTLYLWVMGASEEDITSIFDLDDERRARLRGIRRGTEIPPQVRPQLTEREREIIGALARGMDRTEMARTMFLSVNTIKTQLSSAYRKLGASSRQEALEEAARRGYV, from the coding sequence TTGGCGGAGATATCCTCATCCGCCCGCGTGCTGTGTCTCAATGCGCCGGAAGGCAGTGACTTCGAGCCGGTGGTTGAGGCATGGCTGAATGCCAGCGCACCGCTGGAGCCGGTGGATGTTCAAGATCCTGCTATCGTCTCATTTCTGGCAGACACGGGCTCGACCGTGGAAGAATCGCTCGTGGATCAGTATCCCGGCGCTCTCGTGCTGCACACCCAACAGACCGGGATCACCGGCCACCACATGGAGCAGCTGCTCGACGCCCTGCCGAAGGCGCGCATCGCCTTCATCGTGACCATCGCCGCTGTGGCGGTGGAATCCTCCGAAAAGCTCTATTCGCGAGATGACACGGTGATCCTGTTCCCCGAGTCGCTATACTTCACCGCATCTGAGCTTACCGAGATGCTGGGTGATGCCGATCTCGGCCAGCAGTGCTTCCACGCCACCCTCGGTTGGCCGGCCGCGGTGCGCATCTGGCGCCGTCGTGGGGAGGACCCAGGCTATTCAGCGTTCCCGTTGATGCGCGCCTGCGCTTTGGCCATGTCACGTTGGGTGCGCCCGCTACCACTGGCCGGTCGTGAGCTGATTTTCCAGCTGGCCTATATTCCTCGCTTCAATCGGACGGTCTGCGAGGAACTGAGCACGACGAGGCACATGAGCATCGAGTCGGCACAGGTGCTGGAAAATCTCGGTCTGGCTCGTCGCGTTGACACGACGACGATGCATGATGATCAGCCCTCCGGCCGTTGGTGGGCCATGCCCCCGATGATGGCCGAGGCGCTGCGCAGTCGGATGCGAACGGTCGATCCTGAGCTGGGCATGAACTACCGACATGATGCCCTGATGGCCCTGGCCGCAGGAGGCGGATGGAATGAAGCCATCACTCGCGCCGTCGAATGGCACGCTGTAGACACCGGCACCGCACTGATCCTCGAGTACTGGGCGATTGCGGCCATCGACGATGAGGAACGGTTCTTGGGGAACCTCCGGACGTACTTCAGCAACGGGTCCGTCTCGGCCTCGCGCATGGATGTCCAGCATCTCGGCGCCTTTCTGGCCGGAGCCTTCTCGGGGAGCGACGAGTCGGTGTTCGAACGTTTCCGCTCCGCTTTCGCCAGCGCTGATGCTGAGGAACGGGACATTGCCGGACAGGGCATCTCGCCCCTGTTGTCGCGGCTGCTCGTGCTTCTGGTCACCAGAACAACGGGCACGGCCGAACGGGCACATGAGCACGCCGTCGAGCTGGCCGAGCTGTTGCAGTACGAAGCGGCGCCATCCGAAAACTCCTCGAAGCTGCGTCACGCGGAGTTGGCCCTGATCTGGCAGCAGCTCGGATACACGTTCCTGCTCACCTCAGACGGCCCGCGTGCGCTGAACTGTTACCGCCGCGCCATTCACATCAGCGCGGCTCAGGGATTCGGCGAACTGCGGCAGAAATGCCTGGCCCAACTGCGGCTGGTCCAGTCCTCGCTGGAAATGCTCTTCCCCGGCCAAACCATGGTGGGGGCGCTCACGGCACTGAACTTGGAGGATGCCGGCGGATACTTTACTCGGGCCGGTCACGACGCGGTGTTGCTGGCCCAGGGATTCGACGCGCTGTGGGACCTTGACGGCGAACGGCTGCACGCCGTGCTCGATGACTTCGCCCCCACCGCGCAATCCGGTGAGCTCTGGCCCTTCAGTGCTTTTCTCACGGTCGTTTATGAATCCATTTTTGGCGACAAGGTGCGCGCCCGCCGCCTGCTGCGGGATTATGCTCCTACCCGTGGAAACGACCAGGGCACCTGGGCGCAGCTCCTCGACTGCGCCGAAGTGGTGTACCTGCTGATGGAAGGCTCCCACGCAAAAGTCATCGACCTCACGCGCCACATCGACGCCCGCCGGGCAACGGTGATGCTCGCGGCGCGCACCGCCGCACAAATGGCGCTCGGCGACTTTGATTCCGTGCGCCGGGTGCGCCTGCCCGGACCCGCGATGCGCGACGACGATGCTCTGCTGCCCGCCACCACCATCGACGTCCTGCGTGCCTATGCCGACCACATCGCTGACGGAACCGATGCGGCCGAATCGCTCGACGGGCGCCTGCCCAGCGATATGCCGCTGTTCGTCACGCTGTACTTGTGGGTGATGGGCGCGTCCGAAGAAGACATCACCAGCATCTTCGATCTCGATGACGAACGCCGTGCCCGCCTGCGCGGAATCCGCCGTGGCACGGAGATCCCGCCCCAGGTGCGCCCGCAGCTCACAGAACGCGAACGCGAAATTATCGGGGCCCTGGCCCGGGGCATGGACCGTACGGAAATGGCACGGACCATGTTCCTGTCGGTGAACACCATCAAAACGCAGCTGTCTTCCGCCTACCGCAAGCTCGGGGCGTCCAGTCGGCAGGAAGCCCTGGAGGAGGCTGCACGTCGGGGTTACGTGTGA